In one Nicotiana tomentosiformis chromosome 6, ASM39032v3, whole genome shotgun sequence genomic region, the following are encoded:
- the LOC104108754 gene encoding uncharacterized protein, whose translation MMEVLSSSQPSLRCCGTEEEGKVECKCVEGWSCSVTKTDSSKAGKPFCICSTSDTTCICVDESESTLAEVKKALEGSLGCKVVCKTDAGYTCKITNAGKVIAECGEGCICIVDETGSIKCITKAAETSCCTSSSCN comes from the exons ATGATGGAGGTTCTTAGCTCAAGCCAGCCGTCACTCAG ATGCTGCGGAACAGAGGAGGAGGGGAAAGTAGAGTGCAAGTGCGTAGAAGGATGGTCTTGCTCTGTTACTAAAACAGATAGTTCCAAAGCTGGCAAGCCCTTCTGTATTTGTTCCACGTCCGACACCACCTGTATCTGTGT GGATGAATCTGAGAGCACGTTAGCAGAGGTAAAGAAAGCTTTAGAGGGCTCACTTGGTTGCAAAGTAGTCTGCAAGACTGACGCAGGATATACTTGTAAAATCACCAATGCTGGGAAAGTCATAGCTGAATGTGGAGAAGGTTGCATCTGCATCGTTGATGAAACAGGCAGTATTAAATGCATAACCAAAGCAGCAGAGACCTCCTGCTGCACCTCTTCCTCTTGTAACTAA